One Longimicrobium sp. genomic window, TGATCGGCTACACTGTACCAACCGCCGGGTAGAGTCTCGACCTCTATCTCCTCCGCCGACGCCGTATCCGGCACCTCCACCTTCAATGCGACGAGGTCCGTGGGTGCGTCCTCGATGTCGATGTGAACGAGGTATTCGAGAGCGGCAAGAGATAGACTCGATGACAGGTACACGACGGGTACGCCCTCGGAATTCCAGCGCCCGCCATGCAGCCGCGCGCCTTCTCCGTCAAGCTTCGGGTACGCGGCTCTGGTGAGGCGCCAGAGAATCATCAGCTTACGATCCCATGCTCGATCCTGCCGAGGACCCTTTCAATAGCGCGAGTTCCTGCATCAGTACCCAGCAGGTCTACGGGCCGCTTTCCTTCCAGAGCACGGTTCTCCTTGTGCAACCACCTGG contains:
- a CDS encoding RES family NAD+ phosphorylase, which gives rise to MILWRLTRAAYPKLDGEGARLHGGRWNSEGVPVVYLSSSLSLAALEYLVHIDIEDAPTDLVALKVEVPDTASAEEIEVETLPGGWYSVADHPTCVELGNSWVERGDSLLLWVPSALIRVESNVLLNPHHADAGNVRVLSSTPFAFDSRLLS